From a region of the Narcine bancroftii isolate sNarBan1 chromosome 5, sNarBan1.hap1, whole genome shotgun sequence genome:
- the fxyd5 gene encoding FXYD domain containing ion transport regulator 5 isoform X3, whose protein sequence is MERLTRPEKLDIDPQSATAFKAFKFWLLNFENFLRFIQVEEDNQRLTALLSMVSLRVYENIQDETTYTAAIKVLKGLYDQPVNRVHARLMLASRKQQPGESSRAYLQVLKALGKDCNCVDKTAAEITSDLVRDAYVAGLRSNEVRLRLLEQGVEKLEDVARIAITMEDAALKSTELSRDWTPRSDMLERSRGHPLMLLVVICVQAATTQRWAENGSLSNSTHVSRAPTGWAEDGSITNSTHMSPTPTEIDRETNPSSSSGTSSTIQDWKTSAMPEVPHLEQQKFTYDYTSLRRHGMVMGAIFFIMGVIVLFAGHDSVLRCPWVRFRRARTYKLSRDPQKLID, encoded by the exons atggagcgtttaactcggccagaaaaacttgatatcgacccacagtcagctacagccttcaaagcctttaagttctggctgctgaactttgaaaacttcctgagattcattcaggtagaggaggataaccagcgtctaacagcattgctgtctatggtgtccttgagagtctacgagaacatccaggatgagaccacttacaccgcagccataaaggtactgaaaggactgtatgatcaaccggtgaacagagttcatgcccggctcatgcttgcgtcgaggaaacaacagcccggcgagtccagcagggcatatttacaagtattaaaggcattgggcaaggactgtaactgtgtggacaaaactgctgccgagatcactagcgacctcgtccgggatgcctatgtggctgggctccgatcgaacgaagtgaggctgcgtttgctcgaacaaggggtagaaaaactagaggacgtggcccggattgcaatcacaatggaggatgcagccttaaagtccaccgagctctctagggactggacccctcgttctgat ATGTTGGAGAGAAGCCGAGGTCACCCTTTGATGCTGCTGGTCGTGATCTGTGTCCAAGCTGCCACCACACAGA GATGGGCTGAGAACGGTTCCCTCTCTAACTCCACCCACGTGTCTCGAGCACCCACAG GATGGGCTGAGGACGGTTCCATCACTAACTCCACCCACATGTCTCCAACACCCACAG aAATAGACAGAGAGACCAACCCTTCGAGCAGCTCTGGAACCTCCTCGACGATCCAAGACTGGAAAACATCAGCAATGCCAG AAGTTCCTCATCTAGAGCAACAGAAGTTCACTTACG ACTACACGTCGCTCAGAAGACATGGAATGGTGAtgggtgccatcttcttcatCATGGGAGTTATTGTTCTGTTTG CTGGACACGATTCGGTGCTGAGATGCCCTTGGGTCAGGTTCAGGAGGGCACG GACATACAAGCTTTCAAGGGACCCCCAGAAACTAATCGACTGA
- the fxyd5 gene encoding FXYD domain containing ion transport regulator 5 isoform X7, with protein sequence MRCCSSRLWVVSIWRCKGPWTDVSASVENLISEQTATDTEKMLERSRGHPLMLLVVICVQAATTQSWAEDGSLSNSTHMSQAPTGWAENGSLSNSTHVSRAPTGWAEDGSITNSTHMSPTPTEIDRETNPSSSSGTSSTIQDWKTSAMPEVPHLEQQKFTYDYTSLRRHGMVMGAIFFIMGVIVLFAGHDSVLRCPWVRFRRARTYKLSRDPQKLID encoded by the exons atgaggtgttgttcctccagattGTGGGTGGTTTCCATCTGGCGGTGCAAGGGACCGTGGACGGACGTGTCGGCCAG CGTGGAGAATCTCATCTCAGAGCAGACAGCCACGGACACAGAAAAG ATGTTGGAGAGAAGCCGAGGTCACCCTTTGATGCTGCTGGTCGTGATCTGTGTCCAAGCTGCCACCACACAGA GTTGGGCTGAGGACGGTTCCCTCTCTAACTCCACCCACATGTCTCAAGCACCCACAG GATGGGCTGAGAACGGTTCCCTCTCTAACTCCACCCACGTGTCTCGAGCACCCACAG GATGGGCTGAGGACGGTTCCATCACTAACTCCACCCACATGTCTCCAACACCCACAG aAATAGACAGAGAGACCAACCCTTCGAGCAGCTCTGGAACCTCCTCGACGATCCAAGACTGGAAAACATCAGCAATGCCAG AAGTTCCTCATCTAGAGCAACAGAAGTTCACTTACG ACTACACGTCGCTCAGAAGACATGGAATGGTGAtgggtgccatcttcttcatCATGGGAGTTATTGTTCTGTTTG CTGGACACGATTCGGTGCTGAGATGCCCTTGGGTCAGGTTCAGGAGGGCACG GACATACAAGCTTTCAAGGGACCCCCAGAAACTAATCGACTGA
- the fxyd5 gene encoding FXYD domain containing ion transport regulator 5 isoform X1, with translation MERLTRPEKLDIDPQSATAFKAFKFWLLNFENFLRFIQVEEDNQRLTALLSMVSLRVYENIQDETTYTAAIKVLKGLYDQPVNRVHARLMLASRKQQPGESSRAYLQVLKALGKDCNCVDKTAAEITSDLVRDAYVAGLRSNEVRLRLLEQGVEKLEDVARIAITMEDAALKSTELSRDWTPRSDMLERSRGHPLMLLVVICVQAATTQSWAEDGSLSNSTHMSQAPTGWAENGSLSNSTHVSRAPTGWAEDGSITNSTHMSPTPTEIDRETNPSSSSGTSSTIQDWKTSAMPEVPHLEQQKFTYDYTSLRRHGMVMGAIFFIMGVIVLFAGHDSVLRCPWVRFRRARTYKLSRDPQKLID, from the exons atggagcgtttaactcggccagaaaaacttgatatcgacccacagtcagctacagccttcaaagcctttaagttctggctgctgaactttgaaaacttcctgagattcattcaggtagaggaggataaccagcgtctaacagcattgctgtctatggtgtccttgagagtctacgagaacatccaggatgagaccacttacaccgcagccataaaggtactgaaaggactgtatgatcaaccggtgaacagagttcatgcccggctcatgcttgcgtcgaggaaacaacagcccggcgagtccagcagggcatatttacaagtattaaaggcattgggcaaggactgtaactgtgtggacaaaactgctgccgagatcactagcgacctcgtccgggatgcctatgtggctgggctccgatcgaacgaagtgaggctgcgtttgctcgaacaaggggtagaaaaactagaggacgtggcccggattgcaatcacaatggaggatgcagccttaaagtccaccgagctctctagggactggacccctcgttctgat ATGTTGGAGAGAAGCCGAGGTCACCCTTTGATGCTGCTGGTCGTGATCTGTGTCCAAGCTGCCACCACACAGA GTTGGGCTGAGGACGGTTCCCTCTCTAACTCCACCCACATGTCTCAAGCACCCACAG GATGGGCTGAGAACGGTTCCCTCTCTAACTCCACCCACGTGTCTCGAGCACCCACAG GATGGGCTGAGGACGGTTCCATCACTAACTCCACCCACATGTCTCCAACACCCACAG aAATAGACAGAGAGACCAACCCTTCGAGCAGCTCTGGAACCTCCTCGACGATCCAAGACTGGAAAACATCAGCAATGCCAG AAGTTCCTCATCTAGAGCAACAGAAGTTCACTTACG ACTACACGTCGCTCAGAAGACATGGAATGGTGAtgggtgccatcttcttcatCATGGGAGTTATTGTTCTGTTTG CTGGACACGATTCGGTGCTGAGATGCCCTTGGGTCAGGTTCAGGAGGGCACG GACATACAAGCTTTCAAGGGACCCCCAGAAACTAATCGACTGA
- the fxyd5 gene encoding FXYD domain containing ion transport regulator 5 isoform X4: MERLTRPEKLDIDPQSATAFKAFKFWLLNFENFLRFIQVEEDNQRLTALLSMVSLRVYENIQDETTYTAAIKVLKGLYDQPVNRVHARLMLASRKQQPGESSRAYLQVLKALGKDCNCVDKTAAEITSDLVRDAYVAGLRSNEVRLRLLEQGVEKLEDVARIAITMEDAALKSTELSRDWTPRSDMLERSRGHPLMLLVVICVQAATTQSWAEDGSLSNSTHMSQAPTGWAEDGSITNSTHMSPTPTEIDRETNPSSSSGTSSTIQDWKTSAMPEVPHLEQQKFTYDYTSLRRHGMVMGAIFFIMGVIVLFAGHDSVLRCPWVRFRRARTYKLSRDPQKLID, from the exons atggagcgtttaactcggccagaaaaacttgatatcgacccacagtcagctacagccttcaaagcctttaagttctggctgctgaactttgaaaacttcctgagattcattcaggtagaggaggataaccagcgtctaacagcattgctgtctatggtgtccttgagagtctacgagaacatccaggatgagaccacttacaccgcagccataaaggtactgaaaggactgtatgatcaaccggtgaacagagttcatgcccggctcatgcttgcgtcgaggaaacaacagcccggcgagtccagcagggcatatttacaagtattaaaggcattgggcaaggactgtaactgtgtggacaaaactgctgccgagatcactagcgacctcgtccgggatgcctatgtggctgggctccgatcgaacgaagtgaggctgcgtttgctcgaacaaggggtagaaaaactagaggacgtggcccggattgcaatcacaatggaggatgcagccttaaagtccaccgagctctctagggactggacccctcgttctgat ATGTTGGAGAGAAGCCGAGGTCACCCTTTGATGCTGCTGGTCGTGATCTGTGTCCAAGCTGCCACCACACAGA GTTGGGCTGAGGACGGTTCCCTCTCTAACTCCACCCACATGTCTCAAGCACCCACAG GATGGGCTGAGGACGGTTCCATCACTAACTCCACCCACATGTCTCCAACACCCACAG aAATAGACAGAGAGACCAACCCTTCGAGCAGCTCTGGAACCTCCTCGACGATCCAAGACTGGAAAACATCAGCAATGCCAG AAGTTCCTCATCTAGAGCAACAGAAGTTCACTTACG ACTACACGTCGCTCAGAAGACATGGAATGGTGAtgggtgccatcttcttcatCATGGGAGTTATTGTTCTGTTTG CTGGACACGATTCGGTGCTGAGATGCCCTTGGGTCAGGTTCAGGAGGGCACG GACATACAAGCTTTCAAGGGACCCCCAGAAACTAATCGACTGA
- the fxyd5 gene encoding FXYD domain containing ion transport regulator 5 isoform X8 codes for MSRVENLISEQTATDTEKMLERSRGHPLMLLVVICVQAATTQSWAEDGSLSNSTHMSQAPTGWAENGSLSNSTHVSRAPTGWAEDGSITNSTHMSPTPTEIDRETNPSSSSGTSSTIQDWKTSAMPEVPHLEQQKFTYDYTSLRRHGMVMGAIFFIMGVIVLFAGHDSVLRCPWVRFRRARTYKLSRDPQKLID; via the exons CGTGGAGAATCTCATCTCAGAGCAGACAGCCACGGACACAGAAAAG ATGTTGGAGAGAAGCCGAGGTCACCCTTTGATGCTGCTGGTCGTGATCTGTGTCCAAGCTGCCACCACACAGA GTTGGGCTGAGGACGGTTCCCTCTCTAACTCCACCCACATGTCTCAAGCACCCACAG GATGGGCTGAGAACGGTTCCCTCTCTAACTCCACCCACGTGTCTCGAGCACCCACAG GATGGGCTGAGGACGGTTCCATCACTAACTCCACCCACATGTCTCCAACACCCACAG aAATAGACAGAGAGACCAACCCTTCGAGCAGCTCTGGAACCTCCTCGACGATCCAAGACTGGAAAACATCAGCAATGCCAG AAGTTCCTCATCTAGAGCAACAGAAGTTCACTTACG ACTACACGTCGCTCAGAAGACATGGAATGGTGAtgggtgccatcttcttcatCATGGGAGTTATTGTTCTGTTTG CTGGACACGATTCGGTGCTGAGATGCCCTTGGGTCAGGTTCAGGAGGGCACG GACATACAAGCTTTCAAGGGACCCCCAGAAACTAATCGACTGA
- the fxyd5 gene encoding FXYD domain containing ion transport regulator 5 isoform X9 — MCTSRDRQVIDVPMLERSRGHPLMLLVVICVQAATTQSWAEDGSLSNSTHMSQAPTGWAENGSLSNSTHVSRAPTGWAEDGSITNSTHMSPTPTEIDRETNPSSSSGTSSTIQDWKTSAMPEVPHLEQQKFTYDYTSLRRHGMVMGAIFFIMGVIVLFAGHDSVLRCPWVRFRRARTYKLSRDPQKLID; from the exons ATGTTGGAGAGAAGCCGAGGTCACCCTTTGATGCTGCTGGTCGTGATCTGTGTCCAAGCTGCCACCACACAGA GTTGGGCTGAGGACGGTTCCCTCTCTAACTCCACCCACATGTCTCAAGCACCCACAG GATGGGCTGAGAACGGTTCCCTCTCTAACTCCACCCACGTGTCTCGAGCACCCACAG GATGGGCTGAGGACGGTTCCATCACTAACTCCACCCACATGTCTCCAACACCCACAG aAATAGACAGAGAGACCAACCCTTCGAGCAGCTCTGGAACCTCCTCGACGATCCAAGACTGGAAAACATCAGCAATGCCAG AAGTTCCTCATCTAGAGCAACAGAAGTTCACTTACG ACTACACGTCGCTCAGAAGACATGGAATGGTGAtgggtgccatcttcttcatCATGGGAGTTATTGTTCTGTTTG CTGGACACGATTCGGTGCTGAGATGCCCTTGGGTCAGGTTCAGGAGGGCACG GACATACAAGCTTTCAAGGGACCCCCAGAAACTAATCGACTGA
- the fxyd5 gene encoding FXYD domain containing ion transport regulator 5 isoform X2: MERLTRPEKLDIDPQSATAFKAFKFWLLNFENFLRFIQVEEDNQRLTALLSMVSLRVYENIQDETTYTAAIKVLKGLYDQPVNRVHARLMLASRKQQPGESSRAYLQVLKALGKDCNCVDKTAAEITSDLVRDAYVAGLRSNEVRLRLLEQGVEKLEDVARIAITMEDAALKSTELSRDWTPRSDMLERSRGHPLMLLVVICVQAATTQSWAEDGSLSNSTHMSQAPTGWAENGSLSNSTHVSRAPTGWAEDGSITNSTHMSPTPTEIDRETNPSSSSGTSSTIQDWKTSAMPEVPHLEQQKFTYDYTSLRRHGMVMGAIFFIMGVIVLFAGHDSVLRCPWVRFRRARFQV; the protein is encoded by the exons atggagcgtttaactcggccagaaaaacttgatatcgacccacagtcagctacagccttcaaagcctttaagttctggctgctgaactttgaaaacttcctgagattcattcaggtagaggaggataaccagcgtctaacagcattgctgtctatggtgtccttgagagtctacgagaacatccaggatgagaccacttacaccgcagccataaaggtactgaaaggactgtatgatcaaccggtgaacagagttcatgcccggctcatgcttgcgtcgaggaaacaacagcccggcgagtccagcagggcatatttacaagtattaaaggcattgggcaaggactgtaactgtgtggacaaaactgctgccgagatcactagcgacctcgtccgggatgcctatgtggctgggctccgatcgaacgaagtgaggctgcgtttgctcgaacaaggggtagaaaaactagaggacgtggcccggattgcaatcacaatggaggatgcagccttaaagtccaccgagctctctagggactggacccctcgttctgat ATGTTGGAGAGAAGCCGAGGTCACCCTTTGATGCTGCTGGTCGTGATCTGTGTCCAAGCTGCCACCACACAGA GTTGGGCTGAGGACGGTTCCCTCTCTAACTCCACCCACATGTCTCAAGCACCCACAG GATGGGCTGAGAACGGTTCCCTCTCTAACTCCACCCACGTGTCTCGAGCACCCACAG GATGGGCTGAGGACGGTTCCATCACTAACTCCACCCACATGTCTCCAACACCCACAG aAATAGACAGAGAGACCAACCCTTCGAGCAGCTCTGGAACCTCCTCGACGATCCAAGACTGGAAAACATCAGCAATGCCAG AAGTTCCTCATCTAGAGCAACAGAAGTTCACTTACG ACTACACGTCGCTCAGAAGACATGGAATGGTGAtgggtgccatcttcttcatCATGGGAGTTATTGTTCTGTTTG CTGGACACGATTCGGTGCTGAGATGCCCTTGGGTCAGGTTCAGGAGGGCACG